The DNA sequence TGGGTTTGCACAATCACAATCACGGGTGTGTTACGCGCACGGGTAAAGATGTGCGCCGGATTCTCGAGACGGTCGATAATCCCCATTTGTCCCATATTCTCGATACGGGGCAATACGTCGGGTCGCCGGGGTCGAGTGGTCAGCGCGGGACCGAAGATCCGGCGTTGGATTTCTACGGGAGTATTGCAGAGACAGCCCCTCTTGCCGTGCATGTCCGCGCAAAGGTCTATCGCATTTCTACGGGAGAAGAGGTCTGGCTGAATTATCCGCGCATTTTTGAGATTTTGAATGGGGTGAATTACAACGGCTGGGTGTCGATCGTGTATGAGGGACAGGATGAAGAGGCAGAAGAGACAGCGGTTCCCAAAGCTGTGAATTATTTGCGGCAGTTCGTGCCGGGTGGGTGAGGGGGTGAATAGAGCTTACCCATAAGCCATTTCGGGGTGTTTTCCGAGAACGCGGAGGAGGCGTTTGTCGGCGCCTTCGAGGACGTAATCGGGCATGTGATAGTTGAGATAGGGCCAGAATCGCTGGGCGACGAAACGCTGACCATAGACCTGGTGAAAGAGATAGCGGACGCGGTCGGATGTATTGGGGGCGCCGCGGTGCCAGGTCTGGCTGCTGAGGAGGTAGAGGTCACCCGCTTTCATGTGCAGGGATTTGGGTCCTTGACCATCGAAGGTTGGATTTTCTGGATCGTTGGGTTGTCTGCCCGCATAGTGGCTGCCAGGTACGAATTGGCTGGGGCCATACTGGTCTTCGTCCTGGTCTGTCAAGGCGATCTGGAACGACATGCGGAAAACGGGCATTCGAAGACGCCTGTCATGACTGCTGATATTGTCATCCGTAATGGGAAATTCCAGGCTGTCATCTACGTGAAAGCGGTTAATGCCGAGATCTGTGCGGTTCAAGATGCATCCCTGCGCCATGCAGTGGCACTGTGGCCCGAGGACTGTTTCGGCTATGGATATGATAGGCTCGCGCACGAGCAGGTCGCGGAACATCCGGTCGCACTCAAATAGCCGATGCACAACGATGGGTTCTTTGCCATCGTGCTGTGGTTTGATTTTTACGTTTCGCATTTCGGCGAAATAGGGTTCTGCGAAGATCTGATCGACGCGCCTGCAAATTTGCTCGCATTCTTCCCGGGAGAGGACGTTTCGGATGATGGTCGCGCCGTTTTTATAAAAATCTTCGAGAATCGGCGATAGTTCTTCTTCTGTAAAGGGTTCGTGAAGTGACATGGGATATTCCTCGCTAAAAAACGAATAGACGAATAGACGAATAGACGAACCCCGCTCCGCCGCCCAACTGCTATCGTTGATTCGTTGATTCGTTGATTCGCAGATTCGCTTACTCAAATCGCGCCTTTGGGTACGCCTTTGCCGACGTGGGGGAGCAGGCCCTGAATTGGTTGCCCGGGCACCAGTTTTCCGTTCTGGACAAATCCCTCTGGGCGCCCTGTGAGTTCCTCGATCAGTTGATTGCGCCACCAGGCCAATCGGTCGGGACGCTCGCGGGACAGGTCGTTGATTTCGCGGGGGTCTTCGGTTAGATCAAAGAGCAATTCTCTTCCCGTCTGGGTAAACCAGGCGTACTTCTCCTTGCCGTCCGTGAGCCACTGATTGGCTGATGTCGCGTGTTCTCCGTGAATAAACGGACGCCAATTATTCCCACCACAATTCAGCACACTTTCCCCGTCGAGATCGTCCGGGGTGTCGATTCCCGCGATGTCACAGAAGGTTGGGAAGATGTCCCGCAGTTCTACCGGCGATTCTACGAGGGATCCACGTTCCACAGCGCCAGATGTTCTGGGCATTCGCAGGATGAAGGGCACGCGAGCGGATCCGTCATAGGGCACGCCTTTTCCCACATGGTTGTGATCGTATAGCATTTCACCGTGATCCGCGGTGAAGAGTATGGCTGTGTTGTCCTGGACACCGTATTCGTTGAGTGCCATGATCATGCGGTTGATCTGGAAATCGATGTGTGAAATCTGTGCGTAATACGCTCTTCGAGCAAAGGCCACCAGCGCTGGGTCCCGGGGGATAGGGCTGTCGTGGCCTCCCCTGCGGAGTTCGTGGTCAACCCAGTTTCCCATGGCGGGTGGGGGAATGTCTTTTTGCAAATAGCGATTTAAGAAAGACGCGGGCGGGTCCAGCGGCGGATGGGGGCGATGGTAGGACAGCGTGAGGAAGAAGGGCTTGGATGTGTCGCGTCTGCGCAGAAAGTCAATGCCCTGCGAGGTGACCCAACTCGTGGGGTGAAGCATTTCGTGGTAGGGCCAGGCCTGTGCCGCGTATCCATTGCATCCCACGCCAGAGTCGTTGTGGTCGGCATAGACCGCGCCGAGTTTTTCCCGAAGCCAGGGGGTGTAATCGTCGTTCAACCCAAATTCGCGGTTTTCTCGCCGGGCGCGATGCATATAGCCGTCGTGTAGTACGACATTGTGGAATCCTACGAGATTGCGCCAGGGATAGACGTGCATTTTGCCGACGCACTGGGTGTGATAACCCGCATCTGATAGGGTTCCGGGAAGTGTTACTGGATAGTCCCACTGCACGCCGCCGTTGGTGAGATATCCGTGGCGCTTGGGGGCGAGACCCGTGAGGATCGTGGCGCGAGCAGCAACGCATACCGGGCACGAGGCATAGGCCTGGGTAAATGTGACACCTTCGTCTGCCAGACGATCCAGGTGAGGGGTTTCAACTGCGGGATGACCGGTATAGCCCAGGCAATCCCCCCGCCATTGGTCGGTCAGGATAAAGAGTATATTGGGAGCAGTTGGCATTGGGTGTATCTCCTTTTATCCCCTTCGCTTGTTGGCTAAAATCCAGACATCGCGGAAGAAAGACTGGCGGTTTTCTTCCAGGCCATTAATCACGACCGGGTTCATACAGGGCTTGGGTTCGTGGAATCGCACGGTTACGTGATTGTACGCGATGAGGATGGCGCGTCGCGGATTGTCCGGATTGGTCCAGGTAGATCCCGTGTGTCGCACGCCTTCTGAGAATACGACGAGGCTTCCCGGTGGGCAGCCATAGGTTTCCCAAACGCCTGAGTTCGGATCATCGGCTT is a window from the Gemmatimonadota bacterium genome containing:
- a CDS encoding TIM barrel protein; the protein is GLHNHNHGCVTRTGKDVRRILETVDNPHLSHILDTGQYVGSPGSSGQRGTEDPALDFYGSIAETAPLAVHVRAKVYRISTGEEVWLNYPRIFEILNGVNYNGWVSIVYEGQDEEAEETAVPKAVNYLRQFVPGG
- a CDS encoding phytanoyl-CoA dioxygenase family protein codes for the protein MSLHEPFTEEELSPILEDFYKNGATIIRNVLSREECEQICRRVDQIFAEPYFAEMRNVKIKPQHDGKEPIVVHRLFECDRMFRDLLVREPIISIAETVLGPQCHCMAQGCILNRTDLGINRFHVDDSLEFPITDDNISSHDRRLRMPVFRMSFQIALTDQDEDQYGPSQFVPGSHYAGRQPNDPENPTFDGQGPKSLHMKAGDLYLLSSQTWHRGAPNTSDRVRYLFHQVYGQRFVAQRFWPYLNYHMPDYVLEGADKRLLRVLGKHPEMAYG
- a CDS encoding arylsulfatase gives rise to the protein MPTAPNILFILTDQWRGDCLGYTGHPAVETPHLDRLADEGVTFTQAYASCPVCVAARATILTGLAPKRHGYLTNGGVQWDYPVTLPGTLSDAGYHTQCVGKMHVYPWRNLVGFHNVVLHDGYMHRARRENREFGLNDDYTPWLREKLGAVYADHNDSGVGCNGYAAQAWPYHEMLHPTSWVTSQGIDFLRRRDTSKPFFLTLSYHRPHPPLDPPASFLNRYLQKDIPPPAMGNWVDHELRRGGHDSPIPRDPALVAFARRAYYAQISHIDFQINRMIMALNEYGVQDNTAILFTADHGEMLYDHNHVGKGVPYDGSARVPFILRMPRTSGAVERGSLVESPVELRDIFPTFCDIAGIDTPDDLDGESVLNCGGNNWRPFIHGEHATSANQWLTDGKEKYAWFTQTGRELLFDLTEDPREINDLSRERPDRLAWWRNQLIEELTGRPEGFVQNGKLVPGQPIQGLLPHVGKGVPKGAI